The genomic DNA TCAGCACGATACCGGAAATATCCGGGTAGCTGCTGGAAAGACGGGAAGCGAGGCTCGACAAAATGATGTCGGAACGGTCACCGGGAGTGATGATGAGACTCCCGGGCCTGATGTATTCAAGGAAATTTCCGATCTGCATGGCCGCGACAACATAGTTGTCCACGAGGCTGTGCAGTCCGCTATGACCATACAGGACGTCTGCGCTGAGCCAGCGTTTGACATCGCCGATGGTGGGCTTGCCCAGAGCTTCGTTCTCGGGGATGGTGTAAACCGGCATGGGGTCCTTGTCGTCCGCCTTGCTCTCGATATGGCTGACCATTTCCTCGGTCACGCCCTCGGGTGCGCGGTTGACGATGCAGGCCACCAGATCAACGCCCTTCTCTTCAAGGGTGTCAACGGTGGTCTGGGACTGGGAAACGACCTCATCCGGGGTCTTGTCACGACCGGAGCAGACAATGATGGCCGGAGCGCCGAGGTTGGCGGCAATATCGGCGTTGATGTCGAACTCGAAAGCCGCATCCTTGCCCTTGAAGTCGGTTCCTTCACACAGAACGAAGTCATACTCGGCCTCAAGAGCCTTGTACTTGTTGAGAATATTTTCGAGCAACAGTGCATGCTGACCGGAATTGATCAGTTCACGCGCCTGTTTGAGCGTGTAGGCGTAGGTGTCGCGATAGGGGATGGACAGCTTGAAGTGGTCGATCATCAGTGCGATGTCGTGATCCTGTTTTCCCTCACCCGGATCGTTGATGATGGGCCGGAAGATGGCGACATTGTGCAGTTCACGCATAATCATCTGCATCACGCCGAGCACCACTGCGGACTTTCCGCTGCGCTCTTCCGTCGCGGTCACATACAGGTTTTTGGACATTGTTTCATTCCTTGTTTGTGTTGAAGACTGTGAGACGGCCCGGAGTACCCGGGCCGTCATTACGTTGTCTACCTTAACTGTTCAGTTGATCGGCGTACAGTTCGATCACGTGCTTGACTTCCATCTTTGCTCCCTTCTGTGAAAGCATATCGGTAAGTTGAAGCATGCATGCCGGACAGCTGGTGGCTGCGACTTCAGCGCCGGAAGCCATGCAGTTGTCCGCCTTCTGTGAGCCGATCTTCTTGGACAGCTCGTAATGGGCAATGTTGAAGCTGCCTCCGCAGCCGCAACAGGTGCCCGCATCTTTCATCTCAGTCAGTTCAAGGCCGGCAGCCTGAATCACGGCCCGGGGCTGGGCAGTGATACCGAGAGAATTCTTCAGGTGGCAGGGATCGTGATACGTCACTTTTCTGCCGCCCGTCAGCTTCTTGGGTTCCACCTTGAGCACGTCCACGAGGAACTGGCTGATGTCCATGGTCTTCCGTTCGAATACGCCGATGTCGTACTTGAGAGCGGAATCGCCATGGAACATGCGGGGCCACAGTTCCTTGATAGTGGAAGTACAGGTGGCGCAGCCGGTGACGAGATAATCGAACTCGCCTTCCTTGAACAGCTTGGCATTGATGGCTACCAACTTGTCAAAGGTTTCCGTGTCGCCGGAAGACAGTGCGGGAATGCCGCAGCAGGCCTGACCGGACGGCATGTACACGCCGACGCCGTGGTGCTCCAAAACCTTGAGAATGGATTCGCCCACATGGGGGAATATCTTGTCAACGACACAACCGACATAGAGAGCGACCTTGATGCCGCTCTTCCCTGCCGGAGTGTCCAGCTCGGGAACGATCTTGTGCAGGGGCTTGGGGGCCAGTGACGCGAAGTGACGGTCCCCGATGACGGGAGCGTTGAAACGCGCACAGGAAGAACCGAGCATGTCATCCACCTTCTTGGTGAATATGCCTTGGAACTTCGCGCCCATGCCGGTCAGGGCATTGAACAGTTTCGGGTTCTGGAGCATTCCCTTGAAGATGGCCTTCTTGACCGGGGACAAACCGAAGTAACCGGTCATGATGGCGCGCGCCTTCAGGAAGATGTCCATCACCTTGACGCCGCTCGGACAGTTGGCGGCGCAGGTGCCGCACAGCAGACAGCGGTTCAGCTTCTCGTTGACGCCTTCCGGATCGGAAAGCATCTCGGAAGCAAGGCCGTCAAGCAGCGCGAGCTTGCCGCGTGCCACGTCGCTTTCGCGACCGGACTTGGAGAAGACGGGACAGACGGCTTGGCACATACCGCATTTCATGCAGTTGACAAGCTGGTCGTCCAACTCCTTGAGCATCTGGGCCAGTTTATGAATATCAGCCATTTTGGTAACCTATCCTTATTCGGGGGCGATGATCTTGCCGGGGTTCAGAATGCCCTTGGGATCAAGAACGGACTTCATGCGCCGGGCGTATGCAAGAGTACCCTTGGACGTTTCCAGCTCGAGGTACTTGGACTTTGCCATGCCGATTCCGTGCTCGCCGGACAGGGTGCCGCCGAGGGCAAGTGCCTTGTCGAAGATCATGTCGATGCCCTTTTCCACGCGTTCCCACTCGTTCTTGTCGCGCTTGTCGGTAAGAATGGTCGGGTGCAGGTTGCCGTCGCCGGCGTGACCGAAAGTACCGATGGTCAGATCGAACTTGCGGCTGATTTCACCCAGTGCTTCGATCATTGCGGGAATCTTGGAACGGGGAACGGTGGCGTCTTCCAGCACGCAGGTAGGCCTGAGCTTTGCCAGAGCCGGAAGTGCGTCGCGGCGGGCCTGCCAAACAGCATCACGCTCGGCTGCGTCCTTGGCAACCTTGATTTCGGTAGCACCGTTAGCCTTGCATATCTTTTCAACCATGGCGGCTTCGTCTGCGACCTGTCCGGGATGTCCGTCTACTTCGATAAGCAGCAGAGCCTCGGCATCGGTAGGCAGACCGGCCTTACGGAAGTTTTCAACCGCACGGATAGTAAAGTTATCCATCATTTCAAGAGTAGCAGGCACGATCTTGTTGGCAATAATGGCTGCAACGGTTTCGGAAGCGGCCTTCATGGAAGGGAAGATGGCCATCATGGACTTGGCTGTCTGTGCCGGGGGAATAAGCTTGAGAATGATCTTGTCGAACACGCCGAGGGTGCCTTCGGAAGCGACCATCAGACCGGCAAGGTTGTAACCGGTGACGCATTTGACGGTGCGGGAACCGGACTTGACCAATTCACCGTTGACGTCCCAGAAATCCACGCCCATGACGTAGTCCTTGGTGACGCCGTACTTGAGGCCGCGCAGGCCGCCAGCGTTTTCAGCAACGTTGCCGCCGAGGGTGGAGACGGTCTGGGAACCCGGATCCGGCGGATAGAACAGGCCGCGCTTGGCGACTTCCGCCGCGAACTGGGCAGTCACGACACCGGGTTCGACCACGGCGTACATGTCTTCTTCATTGATTTCGAGGATACGGTTCAGACCGTTGGTCAGGACGACGACGCCACCCGGATGAGGGATGGTTCCGCCGGAAAGATTGGTACCGGCACCGCGAACTGTCAGCGGAAGGCCGTTGTCGTTACAGAGTTTGGTGACTTTACCCAAAGCTTCGCTGGTCTCGGGACGGACAACCAAAGCGGGCATAACTGAATCAAGGACCGCTGCATCATAAGAATAGGAATGACGGTCAGTCTCGCTGGTCATGACATTCTCGGCGCCTGCTGCTGCCTCGAATTCCTTGATGATGGCATCATTGCTCATTTGTAACTCCTTTAAAAAATATATTCTGCCGAGGATATTTCCCCGGCTTTACTCTCTTGAGTGGGGAAAGGCATGGAATCATATTACCACGCCACATAATCTTTGCAATGAGAGAGACGGACACATGCCCGTCCCTCTCTTTAATTG from uncultured Pseudodesulfovibrio sp. includes the following:
- a CDS encoding (Fe-S)-binding protein codes for the protein MADIHKLAQMLKELDDQLVNCMKCGMCQAVCPVFSKSGRESDVARGKLALLDGLASEMLSDPEGVNEKLNRCLLCGTCAANCPSGVKVMDIFLKARAIMTGYFGLSPVKKAIFKGMLQNPKLFNALTGMGAKFQGIFTKKVDDMLGSSCARFNAPVIGDRHFASLAPKPLHKIVPELDTPAGKSGIKVALYVGCVVDKIFPHVGESILKVLEHHGVGVYMPSGQACCGIPALSSGDTETFDKLVAINAKLFKEGEFDYLVTGCATCTSTIKELWPRMFHGDSALKYDIGVFERKTMDISQFLVDVLKVEPKKLTGGRKVTYHDPCHLKNSLGITAQPRAVIQAAGLELTEMKDAGTCCGCGGSFNIAHYELSKKIGSQKADNCMASGAEVAATSCPACMLQLTDMLSQKGAKMEVKHVIELYADQLNS
- a CDS encoding FAD-linked oxidase C-terminal domain-containing protein, with product MSNDAIIKEFEAAAGAENVMTSETDRHSYSYDAAVLDSVMPALVVRPETSEALGKVTKLCNDNGLPLTVRGAGTNLSGGTIPHPGGVVVLTNGLNRILEINEEDMYAVVEPGVVTAQFAAEVAKRGLFYPPDPGSQTVSTLGGNVAENAGGLRGLKYGVTKDYVMGVDFWDVNGELVKSGSRTVKCVTGYNLAGLMVASEGTLGVFDKIILKLIPPAQTAKSMMAIFPSMKAASETVAAIIANKIVPATLEMMDNFTIRAVENFRKAGLPTDAEALLLIEVDGHPGQVADEAAMVEKICKANGATEIKVAKDAAERDAVWQARRDALPALAKLRPTCVLEDATVPRSKIPAMIEALGEISRKFDLTIGTFGHAGDGNLHPTILTDKRDKNEWERVEKGIDMIFDKALALGGTLSGEHGIGMAKSKYLELETSKGTLAYARRMKSVLDPKGILNPGKIIAPE